The Streptomyces sp. NBC_00344 genome includes a window with the following:
- a CDS encoding carbohydrate kinase family protein, translating to MNQQHTEYDVLVVGGSGVDTVVRVGSLPVPLADSVHVGPIEEWAGHTGGNVALGARALGLNVALLDFIGDDWTGTLVRERLAAGDVQFVPLLSAAGTRRAVNLVDATGRRMSFYDGRDPAGLRMPREFYLPRLRRTRHIHLSISDFTRHLFDDIVDLGVPVSADLHDWDGLADHHREFALRSDLVFLSAAGAGLGTTALMREILREGRAGAVIATAGAEGAYVLTRDGGPTPHHIPAAVPSAPVVDSNGAGDAFVCGFLYGRLGGRDVQECARLGTVAGAYACTAPGSVALITESALLSDGRARGAVS from the coding sequence GTGAACCAACAACACACGGAGTACGACGTCCTGGTGGTCGGGGGCAGCGGAGTGGACACGGTGGTCCGCGTCGGCTCGCTGCCCGTACCGCTCGCCGATTCCGTGCACGTCGGGCCGATCGAGGAGTGGGCGGGCCACACCGGGGGAAACGTGGCCCTCGGAGCCCGCGCACTCGGCCTGAACGTCGCGTTGCTCGACTTCATCGGGGACGACTGGACCGGCACGCTGGTACGTGAGCGACTGGCCGCGGGCGACGTGCAGTTCGTGCCGTTGCTCTCCGCAGCGGGAACCCGTCGTGCGGTGAACCTGGTGGATGCGACCGGCCGCCGGATGTCCTTCTACGACGGGCGTGACCCGGCCGGCCTGCGGATGCCCCGGGAGTTCTATCTCCCCCGGCTCAGGCGCACGCGCCACATCCACCTCTCCATCTCGGACTTCACACGTCACCTCTTCGACGACATCGTGGATCTCGGCGTGCCCGTCTCCGCTGATCTGCATGACTGGGACGGACTGGCCGACCACCACCGGGAGTTCGCCCTACGCTCGGATCTGGTCTTTCTGAGCGCGGCGGGCGCGGGCCTGGGCACCACGGCCCTGATGCGGGAGATTCTCCGCGAGGGTCGGGCCGGGGCGGTGATCGCCACTGCGGGCGCCGAGGGCGCCTACGTCCTCACCCGGGACGGCGGTCCCACTCCGCACCACATTCCGGCAGCCGTTCCATCGGCGCCGGTGGTCGACTCGAACGGCGCCGGCGATGCATTTGTCTGCGGCTTCCTGTACGGCCGGCTGGGCGGCCGGGACGTACAGGAGTGCGCCCGACTGGGCACGGTGGCAGGTGCCTACGCGTGTACCGCGCCCGGTTCCGTCGCTCTCATCACCGAGAGCGCCCTCCTTTCGGATGGCCGGGCCCGCGGCGCCGTTTCGTAG
- a CDS encoding hydrogenase maturation protein: MRILLVASAFNSLTQRVYAELCDRGHGAALVLAGDDASLRAAVHLRAPQLIIAPMLKTAIPEDIWSQYVCLVVHPGPPGDRGPSSLDRAVQDGENQWGVTVLQAAAEMDGGDIWASESCFLPPVGKSDLYRGEIADAAVTAVLLAVERFAAGSYIPKPQHGLAVRSRPYLRQHERSIDWTAESRESVLRTLRAADSQPGVPDEVLGVPCFLYGGHAEDRLRGEPGSILASRDGAICRATVDGAVWIPQARLRSAPGERPAVKLPAATVLGDRLVDVREVPAPLELLEGRRTWREIRYREHADVGFLRFSFPGGAMSTGQCRRLLAAYRFACTRPTRVLVLGGERDFFSNGIHLNVIEAAADPAAESWANIQAMDDLVEAVLTTNDRLVVAALSGNAAAGGAMLAIAADEVWCREGAVLNPHYRLMGLFGSEYWTYTLPRRVGADRAAALLRDATPLSGSAAQDIGLVDRVVPSSPQEFAAEVAERAASLAGGAATDRRIADKKAARERDESVRPLASYRDEELTRMRQAFFSPDAPYHALRSAFVHKQPSPDPSGVSAALLHSAP, from the coding sequence GTGCGAATCCTGCTCGTCGCCAGCGCGTTCAACAGTCTGACGCAGCGGGTGTACGCGGAGCTCTGCGACCGCGGGCACGGTGCGGCGCTCGTCCTTGCCGGGGATGACGCGTCGCTGCGCGCCGCCGTACACCTCCGGGCGCCACAGTTGATCATCGCGCCCATGCTGAAGACCGCGATCCCCGAGGACATCTGGTCCCAGTACGTATGCCTGGTCGTGCATCCCGGCCCGCCGGGGGACCGGGGTCCCTCGTCGCTGGACCGGGCCGTCCAGGACGGTGAGAACCAATGGGGTGTGACCGTGCTCCAGGCCGCCGCGGAGATGGACGGCGGCGACATCTGGGCCTCCGAATCCTGCTTCCTGCCACCGGTGGGCAAGAGCGATCTCTACCGGGGTGAGATCGCGGATGCCGCGGTCACCGCCGTCCTGCTGGCCGTCGAGCGCTTCGCCGCGGGCAGCTACATCCCGAAGCCGCAGCACGGCCTCGCCGTGCGTTCCCGGCCGTATCTGAGGCAGCACGAACGCAGCATCGACTGGACGGCGGAATCCCGCGAATCGGTCCTGAGGACGTTGCGTGCGGCGGACTCCCAGCCCGGTGTTCCCGACGAAGTGCTGGGGGTGCCCTGCTTTCTGTACGGCGGCCATGCCGAGGACCGTCTGCGGGGGGAGCCGGGGAGCATCCTGGCAAGCCGGGACGGAGCGATCTGCCGGGCGACCGTGGACGGGGCGGTCTGGATCCCGCAGGCACGGCTGCGCAGCGCGCCGGGTGAGCGGCCCGCTGTGAAGTTGCCCGCCGCGACGGTGCTGGGCGACCGGCTGGTGGATGTGCGGGAAGTTCCTGCACCGCTCGAGTTGCTGGAGGGCCGTCGTACCTGGCGTGAGATCCGCTATCGCGAACACGCGGACGTGGGCTTCCTGAGATTCTCCTTTCCCGGCGGCGCGATGAGCACCGGTCAGTGCCGCCGCCTCCTCGCCGCCTACCGTTTCGCCTGTACCCGGCCGACCCGGGTACTGGTTCTCGGTGGCGAACGTGACTTCTTCTCCAACGGAATCCATCTGAACGTCATCGAGGCCGCGGCCGATCCCGCGGCGGAGTCATGGGCCAACATCCAGGCCATGGACGACCTGGTCGAAGCCGTCCTGACCACCAACGACCGACTGGTCGTCGCCGCCCTCTCGGGCAACGCCGCGGCGGGCGGCGCCATGCTGGCGATCGCCGCCGACGAGGTGTGGTGCCGGGAGGGCGCGGTGCTCAACCCGCACTACCGGCTCATGGGACTCTTCGGCTCGGAGTACTGGACCTACACCCTCCCGCGCCGTGTGGGAGCGGACAGGGCCGCCGCCCTGCTGCGGGACGCGACTCCGCTCAGCGGGTCCGCCGCGCAGGACATCGGACTGGTCGACCGGGTGGTCCCAAGCTCCCCGCAGGAATTCGCGGCGGAGGTCGCCGAACGGGCGGCCTCTCTCGCCGGCGGGGCCGCAACGGACCGCCGGATCGCCGACAAGAAGGCGGCTCGTGAGCGCGACGAGTCGGTGCGGCCTCTCGCCTCCTACCGCGATGAGGAATTGACCCGGATGCGGCAGGCCTTCTTTTCGCCGGATGCGCCGTACCACGCGTTGCGCTCGGCGTTCGTGCACAAGCAGCCGTCACCCGATCCGTCCGGCGTCTCAGCGGCTCTCCTTCACTCCGCGCCGTGA
- the hypB gene encoding hydrogenase nickel incorporation protein HypB: MPSAGNAVAREHPHGHTHEHGGNHQESSGETVTLEQRVLAKNEGLAEANRVWLASQGIVAVNLMSSPGAGKTTLLERTVRDLAERRQVAVIEGDQETMLDAERIKRAGCTVVQVNTGAGCHLDAEMMNGALAALSPGAGSLVFVENVGNLVCPALFDLGERSRVVIISVTEGTDKPLKYPHMFAAADLVVINKIDLLPYVDFDVDLCEKYARSVNPDVHVLTVSATTGAGMDDWYRWVAAQN; the protein is encoded by the coding sequence ATGCCCTCCGCAGGAAATGCGGTGGCGCGCGAGCACCCGCACGGGCACACCCATGAGCACGGCGGCAACCACCAGGAGAGCTCCGGTGAAACCGTCACGCTCGAGCAGAGGGTGCTGGCCAAGAACGAGGGTCTCGCCGAGGCCAACCGTGTCTGGCTGGCGAGTCAGGGAATCGTCGCGGTGAACTTGATGAGCTCCCCCGGTGCAGGGAAGACAACGCTGCTCGAACGGACCGTCAGGGACCTGGCGGAGCGGCGGCAGGTGGCGGTCATCGAGGGCGACCAGGAGACGATGCTCGACGCCGAACGGATCAAGCGGGCCGGATGCACGGTCGTGCAGGTCAACACCGGGGCGGGTTGCCACCTCGACGCGGAGATGATGAACGGCGCGCTGGCCGCGCTGTCTCCCGGCGCCGGATCCCTGGTGTTCGTCGAGAACGTCGGCAATCTGGTCTGCCCTGCCCTGTTCGACCTGGGTGAGCGCAGCAGAGTGGTGATCATCTCGGTGACAGAGGGCACGGACAAGCCGCTGAAGTACCCTCATATGTTCGCTGCTGCGGACCTGGTGGTGATCAACAAGATCGACTTGTTGCCGTACGTGGATTTCGACGTCGACCTCTGTGAGAAGTACGCACGGTCGGTCAACCCGGACGTGCACGTACTGACCGTCTCCGCTACCACGGGTGCGGGGATGGACGACTGGTACCGGTGGGTGGCGGCACAGAACTGA
- a CDS encoding hydrogenase maturation nickel metallochaperone HypA/HybF gives MHELSITQSVVDAVCERAAGRPVHSVRVQVGMLTAVVADSMQFCFDLVTEGTVAEGARLEIDQPPGTGRCRLCDTVFALTDLVLLCPCGSVDVEVMSGRELQIVSMRVG, from the coding sequence ATGCATGAATTGTCAATCACGCAGAGCGTTGTCGATGCGGTATGTGAACGCGCAGCGGGCCGTCCCGTGCATTCCGTCAGGGTGCAGGTGGGGATGCTCACCGCGGTAGTGGCCGATTCCATGCAATTCTGCTTCGACCTGGTCACCGAGGGCACCGTGGCCGAGGGGGCGCGGCTGGAGATCGATCAGCCGCCCGGAACCGGGCGGTGCCGTCTGTGCGACACCGTTTTCGCGCTGACCGACCTTGTCCTGCTGTGTCCCTGCGGCAGCGTTGACGTGGAGGTCATGTCAGGTCGGGAGCTTCAGATCGTTTCGATGAGAGTGGGCTGA
- a CDS encoding hydrogenase expression protein HypE, translating into MPTEAAVKAQDTLIHVLWINAGLSCDGDSVALTAATQPSIEEIALGALPGLPQVAVHWPLIDFECGPNGGADDFLEWFFKADRGELEPFVLVVEGSIPNERLHDEGYWCGFGNDPATGQPMTTSEWLDRLAPKATAIVAVGTCATYGGIHAMAGNPTGAMGVPDYLGWDWKSKAGIPIVCVPGCPIQPDNLSETLTYLLYMATDQAPMIPLDDALRPTWLFGQTVHEGCDRAGYYEQGDFASEYGSPKCIVKLGCWGPTVKCNVPKRGWMNGIGGCPNVGGICIGCTMPGFPDKFMPFMDEPPGGKLSSVAVGPYGSTMRRLRQITTHTLDQEPKWRKPGPALTTGATRNW; encoded by the coding sequence ATGCCGACGGAAGCAGCAGTAAAAGCGCAAGATACGCTGATCCATGTCCTGTGGATCAACGCAGGTCTCAGCTGCGACGGTGATTCCGTGGCGTTGACCGCCGCGACGCAGCCCAGCATCGAGGAGATTGCGCTCGGTGCCTTGCCCGGCCTTCCGCAGGTTGCCGTGCACTGGCCCCTCATCGATTTCGAATGCGGCCCCAACGGCGGAGCCGACGATTTCCTCGAGTGGTTCTTCAAGGCGGACCGGGGCGAGCTCGAGCCATTCGTCCTGGTCGTTGAGGGATCGATCCCCAACGAGCGGCTGCACGACGAGGGCTACTGGTGCGGATTCGGAAACGACCCCGCCACCGGACAGCCCATGACCACCAGCGAATGGCTGGACCGCCTGGCGCCCAAGGCCACCGCGATCGTCGCCGTGGGCACCTGCGCCACCTATGGCGGCATCCACGCCATGGCAGGCAACCCGACCGGCGCGATGGGCGTACCCGACTATCTGGGCTGGGACTGGAAGTCCAAGGCCGGAATCCCGATCGTGTGCGTCCCCGGCTGCCCGATTCAGCCGGACAACCTGTCGGAGACGCTCACCTATCTGCTCTACATGGCCACCGACCAGGCCCCGATGATTCCGCTCGACGACGCACTGCGCCCGACGTGGCTGTTCGGCCAGACCGTGCACGAGGGCTGCGACCGGGCCGGCTATTACGAACAGGGTGACTTCGCGAGCGAATACGGCTCACCCAAGTGCATCGTCAAACTGGGCTGCTGGGGTCCCACCGTCAAATGCAACGTGCCGAAGCGCGGCTGGATGAACGGGATCGGCGGCTGTCCCAACGTCGGCGGGATCTGCATCGGCTGCACCATGCCGGGGTTCCCCGACAAGTTCATGCCCTTCATGGACGAACCGCCCGGCGGCAAGCTCTCGTCGGTGGCCGTCGGTCCGTACGGCTCGACGATGCGGCGTCTGCGTCAGATCACCACGCACACCCTCGACCAGGAGCCGAAGTGGCGTAAGCCAGGTCCCGCACTGACCACCGGCGCCACACGTAACTGGTAA
- a CDS encoding nickel-dependent hydrogenase large subunit — translation MTATQRRGGSGKQGKDELVEMAWDPITRIVGSLGIYTKIDFKQKVVAECHSTSSIFRGYSVFMKGKDPRDAHFITSRICGICGDNHATCSCYAQNMAYGVKPPHIGEWIVNLGEAAEYMFDHNIFQENLVGVDYCEKMVAETNPGVLEKANRTASPHADAHGYKTIGDIMRSLNPFTGEFYREALQVSRMTREMFCLMEGRHVHPSTLYPGGVGTVATIQLMTDYITRLQRYVEFMKKVVPMHDDLFDFFYEALPGYEQVGNRRILLGCWGSFQDPEHCNFEYKDMTNWGRKMYVTPGVVVDGKLVTTDLVEINLGIRILLGSSYYGDWEDQEMFVTHDPLGNPVDRRHPWNQHTNPQPQKRDLDDKYSWVMSPRWFDGKDYLALDTGGGPLARLWTTALAGLVDIGYIQATGNSVKINLPKTALKGPVELEWHVPKWSNTIERNRARTYFQAYAAACALHFAEKALVEIRAGRTKTWEKFEVPEEGVGCGFTEAVRGVLSHHMVIRDGKIANYHPYPPTPWNASPRDTYGTPGPYEDAVQGQPIFEENDREHFKGIDIMRTVRSFDPCLPCGVHMYLGEGKKLELVHSPTQSAGSE, via the coding sequence ATGACGGCGACGCAGCGCAGGGGCGGGAGCGGGAAACAGGGGAAAGACGAACTGGTGGAGATGGCGTGGGACCCCATCACCCGCATCGTCGGAAGCCTCGGCATCTACACGAAGATCGACTTCAAGCAGAAGGTGGTCGCCGAGTGCCACAGCACCAGTTCCATCTTCCGCGGCTATTCGGTCTTCATGAAGGGCAAGGATCCGCGCGACGCACATTTCATCACCAGCCGGATCTGCGGAATCTGCGGTGACAACCACGCGACCTGCTCCTGCTACGCGCAGAACATGGCCTATGGAGTGAAACCGCCGCACATCGGCGAATGGATCGTGAACCTCGGTGAGGCCGCGGAGTACATGTTCGACCACAACATCTTCCAGGAGAACCTGGTAGGGGTCGACTACTGCGAGAAGATGGTCGCCGAGACCAATCCCGGGGTGCTCGAGAAGGCCAACAGGACCGCTTCGCCGCATGCGGATGCCCACGGGTACAAGACCATCGGTGACATCATGCGGTCGCTGAACCCGTTCACCGGCGAGTTCTACCGTGAGGCACTCCAGGTCAGCCGCATGACCCGGGAGATGTTCTGCCTGATGGAGGGCCGGCACGTCCACCCCTCCACGCTCTACCCCGGTGGTGTGGGCACCGTGGCGACCATCCAGCTGATGACCGACTACATCACCCGGCTCCAGCGCTACGTGGAGTTCATGAAGAAGGTCGTGCCGATGCACGACGATCTCTTCGACTTCTTCTACGAGGCCCTGCCCGGATACGAGCAGGTCGGCAACCGGCGCATCCTGCTGGGCTGCTGGGGCTCCTTCCAGGATCCCGAGCACTGCAACTTCGAGTACAAGGACATGACCAACTGGGGCCGGAAGATGTACGTGACCCCCGGTGTGGTCGTCGACGGGAAACTCGTCACCACAGACCTCGTGGAGATCAACCTCGGCATCCGCATCCTGCTCGGTTCGTCGTACTACGGCGACTGGGAGGACCAGGAGATGTTCGTGACCCACGACCCCCTCGGCAACCCCGTCGACCGGCGTCATCCGTGGAACCAGCACACCAATCCCCAGCCTCAGAAGCGCGACCTCGACGACAAGTACAGCTGGGTCATGTCCCCGCGGTGGTTCGACGGCAAGGACTATCTCGCGCTCGACACCGGCGGCGGCCCGTTGGCCCGGCTGTGGACCACGGCACTGGCCGGCCTGGTGGACATCGGTTACATCCAGGCCACCGGCAACAGCGTGAAGATCAATCTTCCCAAGACCGCGCTCAAGGGTCCGGTGGAACTGGAATGGCACGTACCCAAGTGGAGCAACACCATTGAGCGCAACCGGGCACGCACCTACTTCCAGGCCTATGCGGCCGCGTGCGCACTGCACTTCGCGGAGAAGGCCCTCGTGGAGATCCGGGCCGGACGGACCAAGACCTGGGAGAAGTTCGAGGTCCCGGAGGAGGGTGTGGGCTGTGGGTTCACCGAGGCGGTGCGCGGCGTCCTCTCCCACCACATGGTGATCCGGGACGGAAAGATCGCCAATTACCACCCCTATCCGCCGACCCCCTGGAACGCGAGCCCGCGCGACACCTACGGCACTCCGGGACCCTACGAGGACGCCGTGCAGGGGCAGCCGATCTTCGAGGAGAACGACCGGGAGCACTTCAAGGGCATCGACATCATGCGCACGGTGCGCAGCTTCGACCCCTGTCTGCCCTGCGGCGTCCACATGTATCTCGGCGAGGGCAAGAAGCTGGAACTCGTGCACTCCCCCACCCAGTCCGCCGGCAGTGAATGA